TCGAGGGCGTGAGATACAAAGACTATCCGATCTTTTCAGTTCAGCACCACCCAGAAGCAAGTGGTGGCCCAAGCGAGAGTAAATATATATTTAAGCAGTTTTTAGAAATTTTATAAGATGCAAAATATAAACCTTTACATGATTATCTCAGTTGCATTTTTAAGTAGCTTTAGTCATTGTGTAGGTATGTGCAGCGGATTTTTGAGCTTACAGACTCTATTTTTTAAAGGCAAAAGCAAGAGAGAAATTTTAATGCTAAGCACACTTTATAGTCTAGCTAGAATTTTTGCTTATGTAGTTTTAGGAGCTTTGTTTGGTGCCTTTGGAGCTGTTATTAGCTTTAGCATGCAAGCAAGAGGTCTTATATTTTTTATAGTTGGCTTAGTGATCGCATTTATCGGCATTGCCTTACTTTTTAGGGGTGAGCTTTTAAAATTTGTAGAGAATCAAAAGGCACTTAATTTTGTAGTAAGAATTGCAAAAACAAGGATTCAAAAGAAAAATTTAGCAAATTTTTTATTACTTGGTTTTTTAAATGGCTTTTTGCCTTGCGGTGTGGTTTATTACTTTTTAGCACTTGGGATTTTAAGTGCAAATTTTATTGATTCGGCTTTTATAATGCTTGTATTTGGTCTTTGTACATTGCCAGCTATGCTTTTAGCTAGCTTTGTATTTGGGATTTTAAATGAGAAATTTAAAGACATAATGTTTAAGATTTCGGCTAGCATAATGATAATAAATGGAATTTATCTATCATTTTTAGGATATAGAGCAAATGCCTAAGATAGTTAAAGTAAGAGAGATAATTGTTAATTGCGTCAAAATTTATGAAGTTTGATAAATATAACCAAAAAGGAAGAATAAATGAGCAAGATTCTTAATAATCTAACTGTTCTTATCGTTGAAAATGAGGGAGATGGTAAAAAAATAGTACAAGAAGTTATGCGAGATAAATTCGAAAAAGTTATCACTGCTCAAAATGGCGATGAAGGACTTAAGAAATTTAAAAAATATAATCCAAATATGGTTATAACAGACGTTTTTATGCCTATAATGAATGGCCTTGATATGGCTAAATGCATTAAAGAAATTTCAAAAGATACGCCTATTATAGTTTTTAGCACAAATAGTGAAAAAGAAACACTTCTAAAAGCGATAGATGTTGGTATTGATAAATACGTTTTAAAACCGATTGATCTTGATGATTTTTTGGTTACGTTAGAAAATGTCGCTAAAAATAAAATAGAAACAGCAAATATTATTCAGGTTACAAATGGATATAGTTTTAATAAAATAAAACGTGTGCTTATCAGAGATGGTGTTGAAATTTCTCTTACAAAAAAAGAGCTTGCATTTATATCTTTACTCATAAAAAGACTTGGTACGCTTGTGCTTCATGATGAAATAAAAAATGTTGTTTGGGTTGGCGAGAGCGTGACAGAGGCTGCTATTAGGACCTTTGTTAAACGTGTTAGAGATAAAGTCGGTAGTAATTTTATAAAAAATGTTCCTGGACTTGGTTACAAAATAGATAGAAGACTCTCTTAGTAAAAGATAATTTATATTAATTAAGTCTTTTTATAGTTTTTCTACTCTAAAATAACCGAAAATTAATATAAATTTAACTAGGAGGAAAATTTATGCGACCATCCCAGTTGCTACATTATGATTATAGTGTGGCAAAACTCTTTATGTTCTCCACGATATTTTTTGGTATTGTTGGCATGGCTATTGGTGTTTTGGTAGCTTTTCAGCTTGCCTGTCCTGATCTAAACTATATAGCTGGTGAGTATTCGGCATTTGGTAGATTACGTCCTCTTCATACTAATGGTATCATTTTTGGTTTTATGCTCTCTGGTATATTTGCCACTTGGTATTATATCGGACAGCGTGTCCTAAAAGTATCAATGAGTGAATCTCCTTTTTTGATGTTCATTGGTAAGCTTCATTTTTGGCTTTATATACTTGTTATGATTCTAGCTGTTGTGACGCTTTTTATGGGCGAGAGTACATCTAAGGAGTATGCCGAGCTTGAGTGGCCACTAGATATTGCAGTAGTAATAGTCTGGGTGCTTTGGGGTGTAAGTATATTTGGACTTATTGGTATACGCCGCGAGAAGACACTTTATATCTCGGTTTGGTATTACATTGCTACATTCCTTGGCGTTGCTATGCTTTATCTATTTAATAACATGGAAATTCCAACAAGACTAGTTAGTGGATATGGCTCATGGCTACACTCAGTTTCGATGTATGCTGGCTCAAATGATGCTTTGGTTCAGTGGTGGTACGGTCACAACGCAGTTGCGTTTGTATTTACAGTAGCGATTATCGCCCAAATTTATTATTTCTTGCCAAAAGAGAGCGGACAGCCAATATTTTCTTATAAGCTTTCGTTATTTTCATTCTGGGGTCTTATGTTTATCTATCTTTGGGCTGGCGGTCACCACCTAATATATACTGCTGTGCCTGATTGGATGCAGACTATGGGTTCGGTTTTTTCTATTGTTTTGATTTTGCCTTCTTGGGGTTCAGCTATTAATATGCTTCTTACAATGAAAGGCGAATGGACACAACTTCGCGAGAGCCCGCTTATTAAATTTATGATTCTAGCTTCAACTTTTTATATGTTTTCAACTCTTGAAGGCCCTATCTTAGCTATTAAATCTGTAAATGCACTAGCTCACTATACTGACTGGGTGCCAGGACACGTACATGATGGTGCACTTGGCTGGGTTGGTTTTATGACTATGGCGGCACTTTATCATATGACGCCACGTGTCTTTAAGCGCGAAATTTATTCAAAATCGCTAATGGAAGCTCAGTTTTGGATACAAACAACAGGTATCGTTTTATACTTTGCTTCGATGTGGATTGCTGGTATTACGCAAGGTATGATGTGGAGAGCGACTGATAGCTATGGAAATTTACTCTACTCATTTATTGATACTGTTGTAGTGCTTATACCTTATTATTACATTAGAGCTATTGGCGGACTTTTGTATTTGATTGGCTTTTTGATGTTTGCTTACAATATCTACAAATCAACTTCTGCTAAAGCTATTTTGGCAGAGCCAAAAAGTGCAACGCCTATGGGTAGCGCTAAAGCCAACGCGGAGGTGATGTGATGTTTGCTTGGTTAGAAAAAAATCCATTCTTTTTTGCAGTTTGCGTCTTTATTGTCATAGCTTATGCTGGTGTGGTAGAAATTTTACCCGACTTTGCAAATAGAGCTAGGCCACTTGAGGGTACAAAGCCTTATACGGTTTTAGAGCTTGCTGGAAAAAATATATATATACAAAATGGTTGCAACACTTGTCACTCACAGATGATACGTCCGTTTAAAGCAGAGACTGATAGATACGGCATGTACTCGTTAAGCGGCGAATTTGCTTATGATCGCCCTCATCTTTGGGGTTCAAAAAGAACGGGCCCAGATCTTATGCGTGTGGGTAATTATAGAACGACAGATTGGCATGAAAATCATATGTTAAACCCAGCCTCAGTTGTGCCAGGCTCGATCATGCCAGCATATCCATTTTTATTTAAGAAAAATGCTGATATAGAGACCGCTTACGCTGAAGCACTAACTGTTAAAAAGGTTTTTAACACACCTTATGATGAGAAAGATATGCCAGCTCTTGGCACTTTTGAGCAAGCAAATGCTAACGTGAAAGAGCAGGCTGCAAGTATCGTTGAAAGTATGAAAGATGAGCAAGTAAAAAGTGCCTTTGCAAAGGGTGAAATTCGCCAGATCGTGGCACTTATCGCCTATCTAAATAGCCTAAAATAGGAGTTAATAATGGATATTAGAGAACTTCAAGCTTATGGCTATTTTATTTTGACAGCATTCTTAGCTATCACTTTGTACGCTTATTTTTTTCATCTTTATAAAAGTGAAAAGCAAGGTAGAAGAAATTATGAGAAGTATTCAAGATTAGCCCTAGATGATGAGATCGGAAGTAAAATTTTAGAGCAAAAGGCTACAAAGGAGAGCGTATGCAATGGCTAAATTTAGAAGATAATATAAATTTACTTGCGTTAATAGGTGCCATCTTAATTATCGTACTAACTGTCGTTGTAGCTGGTAAGTATGTTGGTCAAATGAAAGTTAAAAAAGATGAAAGCGTAGAGCTTAGCGAGCACAACTGGGATGGGATAGGCGAGTATAAAAACCCAGTTCCATTTGGTTGGGCGGTAGTTTTTTTACTAACGCTTGTTTGGGCGATCTGGTATTATTTACTTGGCTATCCACTAAATTCTTACTCACAAATCGGTGAATATAATAAAGAGGTAAAAGAGGCAAACGCTAAATTTGAAAAAGAGTATGCAAACCCAAGCAAAGAAACGCTTCATGCTATGGGAGAGAGCGTATTTTTGGTGCAATGCTCAGCATGTCATGGCATCACAGGCGATGGCATTGGTGGCAAAGCTGCAAATTTACAAATTTGGGGTAGCGAACAAGGAATAATTGATACGATACTAAATGGCTCAAAAGGGCTTGATTATCCTATGGGTGAGATGCCAGCAGGGCTAGCTGATGCTGATGGAGCAAAGGCTATCGCAGCTTATGTAGCAAAAGAGATAAGTGCTATAAAAAGTACAAAAAATGAAAATTTAGTAGCCATGGGAAAAGAGCTTTACGTAGCTTGTGCAGCTTGTCACGGAGATGATGGCAAAGGTATGGATGGTATGTCGGCTGATCTTAGTAAATATGGTTCAAGTGAGTTCATCGTAGATGTACTAAATCGTGGTAAAAACGGCAACATCGGTGTTATGCCTAAATTTAATGATGGCAGATTAAACGAGATACAACAAAAAGCAGTTGGCGAATATGTCATATCGCTATCAAAGGGCGAATAATGGAAAATAAAAATAGAAATATCTTTGCTTTAAATGGTATTAGCGGTTATTTGGTGGCAGTTTTGCTTTTGCTATCTATCCTTGGCGTACTTACTTATATTGGTATTGGCTTGCAAAAAGATGTAGCAACCAAGCCTTACTCATTAAAAGATGCAAGTAGCATTGAGATGAAGAGCGTTGATAACGCTAAACACGTCATTATAAAGGAGTAGTGATGCTAGGCATAATAGAAAAAGCCATAATCTTGCTTATAGTTGTTGCAGGGGCTATTTGTGCGTGGTCAGTGCTTACATCAAACCACCTTTTTGTAGGCTAGGTGTGAGAAAATTTATACTCATTTTTATATTTTTGCTCTCACAAAGTTTGGCTTTGGGAGCAAATTTTGTGATAAATAATGATGAAATTCTAAGCCAAAAAGTAAGTGTAAAGCTAAATGAGATCGGCAGTGAGCTTTACACAAAAAGCGGTATAAATTTAGTAGTTGGCGTATATAAAGATGGTGAGCTAGAATCTCTTTTTAAAGAGCAAAACCTTAGCTCGCCTTATGCCTTTTTACTGCTTATAAAGGATAAAAAGAAAGTAGAAATTTTTGCCGATGCTAATACCTCAAAACTTTTTAATAAAGAACAAATTTTAAGTGTAAATCCAGAGTCAGGAACGATAATTCCTATTTTAGTTTCTAAAAATGGCAAAGATGTCTATAATGCTGCTATCTTAAACGGCTACGCTGATATTGCCGAGCAAATCGCATCTAACTTAAATTTTCAGCTTGAAAGTAGTGTTGGAAATTCAAATAAAACTACGTTAAATTTTTTAAGATTTTTCATCTATGGATTGGTTGCATTTTTTATA
The Campylobacter concisus genome window above contains:
- a CDS encoding cytochrome c oxidase, cbb3-type, CcoQ subunit, producing the protein MDIRELQAYGYFILTAFLAITLYAYFFHLYKSEKQGRRNYEKYSRLALDDEIGSKILEQKATKESVCNG
- the ccoN gene encoding cytochrome-c oxidase, cbb3-type subunit I, yielding MRPSQLLHYDYSVAKLFMFSTIFFGIVGMAIGVLVAFQLACPDLNYIAGEYSAFGRLRPLHTNGIIFGFMLSGIFATWYYIGQRVLKVSMSESPFLMFIGKLHFWLYILVMILAVVTLFMGESTSKEYAELEWPLDIAVVIVWVLWGVSIFGLIGIRREKTLYISVWYYIATFLGVAMLYLFNNMEIPTRLVSGYGSWLHSVSMYAGSNDALVQWWYGHNAVAFVFTVAIIAQIYYFLPKESGQPIFSYKLSLFSFWGLMFIYLWAGGHHLIYTAVPDWMQTMGSVFSIVLILPSWGSAINMLLTMKGEWTQLRESPLIKFMILASTFYMFSTLEGPILAIKSVNALAHYTDWVPGHVHDGALGWVGFMTMAALYHMTPRVFKREIYSKSLMEAQFWIQTTGIVLYFASMWIAGITQGMMWRATDSYGNLLYSFIDTVVVLIPYYYIRAIGGLLYLIGFLMFAYNIYKSTSAKAILAEPKSATPMGSAKANAEVM
- a CDS encoding sulfite exporter TauE/SafE family protein encodes the protein MQNINLYMIISVAFLSSFSHCVGMCSGFLSLQTLFFKGKSKREILMLSTLYSLARIFAYVVLGALFGAFGAVISFSMQARGLIFFIVGLVIAFIGIALLFRGELLKFVENQKALNFVVRIAKTRIQKKNLANFLLLGFLNGFLPCGVVYYFLALGILSANFIDSAFIMLVFGLCTLPAMLLASFVFGILNEKFKDIMFKISASIMIINGIYLSFLGYRANA
- a CDS encoding cbb3-type cytochrome c oxidase N-terminal domain-containing protein, with the translated sequence MQWLNLEDNINLLALIGAILIIVLTVVVAGKYVGQMKVKKDESVELSEHNWDGIGEYKNPVPFGWAVVFLLTLVWAIWYYLLGYPLNSYSQIGEYNKEVKEANAKFEKEYANPSKETLHAMGESVFLVQCSACHGITGDGIGGKAANLQIWGSEQGIIDTILNGSKGLDYPMGEMPAGLADADGAKAIAAYVAKEISAIKSTKNENLVAMGKELYVACAACHGDDGKGMDGMSADLSKYGSSEFIVDVLNRGKNGNIGVMPKFNDGRLNEIQQKAVGEYVISLSKGE
- a CDS encoding response regulator transcription factor; the encoded protein is MSKILNNLTVLIVENEGDGKKIVQEVMRDKFEKVITAQNGDEGLKKFKKYNPNMVITDVFMPIMNGLDMAKCIKEISKDTPIIVFSTNSEKETLLKAIDVGIDKYVLKPIDLDDFLVTLENVAKNKIETANIIQVTNGYSFNKIKRVLIRDGVEISLTKKELAFISLLIKRLGTLVLHDEIKNVVWVGESVTEAAIRTFVKRVRDKVGSNFIKNVPGLGYKIDRRLS
- a CDS encoding DUF4006 family protein, which gives rise to MENKNRNIFALNGISGYLVAVLLLLSILGVLTYIGIGLQKDVATKPYSLKDASSIEMKSVDNAKHVIIKE
- the ccoO gene encoding cytochrome-c oxidase, cbb3-type subunit II, with protein sequence MFAWLEKNPFFFAVCVFIVIAYAGVVEILPDFANRARPLEGTKPYTVLELAGKNIYIQNGCNTCHSQMIRPFKAETDRYGMYSLSGEFAYDRPHLWGSKRTGPDLMRVGNYRTTDWHENHMLNPASVVPGSIMPAYPFLFKKNADIETAYAEALTVKKVFNTPYDEKDMPALGTFEQANANVKEQAASIVESMKDEQVKSAFAKGEIRQIVALIAYLNSLK